One stretch of Armigeres subalbatus isolate Guangzhou_Male chromosome 2, GZ_Asu_2, whole genome shotgun sequence DNA includes these proteins:
- the LOC134217834 gene encoding uncharacterized protein LOC134217834, which produces MKVVSAILVLVLAICANASPSPYVQDVVTYSNPWPLKTSTVWPAYGGLYGGKVSVVPDVAYGKYAYPTAYGSWPANVKNWGYSSPVVAVGAKVVDNGLWNYGGYGYGKNWGYSAPVVTVGAKVVDNGLWNNGGYGYGYGLGHNKYW; this is translated from the exons ATGAAG GTTGTCAGTGCCATCCTAGTGCTGGTTCTAGCCATCTGCGCCAATGCTTCTCCTTCGCCATATGTCCAAGATGTTGTGACCTACTCCAACCCGTGGCCTCTGAAGACCAGCACGGTTTGGCCCGCATATGGTGGATTGTACGGTGGTAAGGTCTCTGTGGTTCCAGATGTTGCATACGGAAAGTACGCCTACCCGACTGCTTATGGAAGTTGGCCTGCGAATGTGAAGAACTGGGGATACTCTTCGCCGGTTGTCGCCGTTGGTGCCAAAGTAGTGGACAATGGTCTGTGGAATTATGGTGGCTATGGATATGGCAAGAACTGGGGATACTCCGCGCCAGTTGTAACTGTTGGTGCCAAGGTGGTCGACAATGGTTTGTGGAACAATGGTGGCTACGGCTATGGATACGGACTGGGGCACAACAAGTATTGGTAA
- the LOC134217836 gene encoding uncharacterized protein LOC134217836, which yields MKVTISVIAMTMAIVANASPDPYVQDVVSYSNPWPLKTSTVWPAYGGLYGGKEAVVPDVAYGKYAYPNVYGTWPANGKNWGYSSPVVAVGAKVVDNGLWNYGGYGYGKNWGYSSPVVTVGAKVVENGLWNNGGYGYEYGLGHNKYWY from the exons ATGAAG GTTACAATTTCCGTAATTGCAATGACTATGGCCATCGTCGCCAATGCTTCACCCGATCCGTACGTTCAAGATGTTGTGTCCTACTCCAACCCGTGGCCACTGAAGACCAGCACAGTTTGGCCCGCATACGGTGGATTGTACGGTGGTAAGGAAGCTGTGGTCCCAGATGTTGCCTACGGAAAGTACGCCTACCCGAATGTTTATGGAACCTGGCCTGCGAATGGCAAGAACTGGGGATACTCTTCGCCGGTTGTTGCCGTTGGCGCCAAAGTAGTGGACAATGGACTGTGGAATTATGGTGGCTATGGATATGGCAAGAACTGGGGATACTCCTCGCCAGTTGTAACTGTTGGGGCCAAGgtggtcgaaaatggtttgtggaacAATGGTGGCTATGGTTATGAATACGGACTGGGGCATAACAAGTATTGGTATTAA
- the LOC134217835 gene encoding uncharacterized protein LOC134217835 yields the protein MKVVSAILPLVLAICANASPSPYVQDVVTYSNPWPLKTSTVWPAYGGLYGGKVSVVPDVAYGKYAYPTAYGSWPANGKNWGYSSPVVAVGAKVVDNGLWNYGGYGYGKNWGYSAPVVTVGAKVVDNGLWNNGGYGYGYGLGHNKYW from the exons ATGAAG GTTGTCAGTGCCATCCTACCGCTGGTTCTAGCCATCTGCGCCAATGCTTCTCCTTCGCCATATGTCCAAGATGTTGTGACCTACTCCAACCCGTGGCCTCTGAAGACCAGCACGGTTTGGCCCGCATACGGTGGATTGTACGGTGGTAAGGTCTCTGTGGTTCCAGATGTTGCATACGGAAAGTACGCCTACCCGACTGCTTATGGAAGTTGGCCTGCGAATGGCAAGAACTGGGGATACTCTTCGCCGGTTGTCGCCGTTGGCGCCAAAGTAGTGGACAACGGACTGTGGAATTATGGTGGCTATGGATATGGCAAGAATTGGGGATACTCCGCGCCAGTTGTAACTGTTGGTGCCAAGGTTGTGGACAATGGTTTGTGGAACAATGGTGGTTACGGCTACGGATACGGACTGGGGCATAACAAGTATTGGTAA